The Magnolia sinica isolate HGM2019 chromosome 10, MsV1, whole genome shotgun sequence genome includes a window with the following:
- the LOC131258362 gene encoding uncharacterized protein LOC131258362, with translation MHIPAHVEASQHPSFHNRKGVVSQNVLSACSFDMTFLYVLGGWEGSASNARVLHNALTRSDDPLIVPHGKYFIVDAGYAHSPGFLVPYRGVRYHLQEYRPGRAPMNKELFNYRHVQLRNAIERCFSVMKGRFSILKTAAQYPFETQVKIVVACSLLHNFIRQEDETKQDLDDVGIPVGDVESNPTLNEVLTMDERQWLVQVTQWEKEAWIKVHDEIAERMWTDTQMNSEMSDNWVSSTPTPTQSPARSPVLPTRFSPREKTVKSLVEPLLRAAKIKWTRTMDQILFNTLLEQIALGRKVDNGFKREAYHAAAEEVSRRTEILVNWQNVQNRLRYHKREYNDVKDMLAASGFAWDSERMVVTAPDEVWEEYLKTHPRAEKLRGKRIERLDDLATIVGTDHATGCYAQGSRNMVAASSRVQRDLNEAWTDLDDDTDAHIDISEDNLGDSAGNFRASNESHKESENRSFRNTPSRGTECGSSRGGSTTTKRMRTACPCDVLGVSLDGVAEAMQKFRLGKEVNRNTKVLDLLEEVQGLTNPEFIEVGGLLTKDEKLASFFVSLRPERRVDWLKKTLSDFNRNVGGGSA, from the exons ATGCATATTCCCGCTCACGTGGAAGCATCCCAACACCCAAGCTTTCACAATAGGAAGGGTGTCGTATCTCAAAATGTGCTTTCTGCTTGTTCGTTTGACATGACATTCTTATACGTGCTAGGTGGATGGGAGGGTTCTGCTTCGAATGCACGAGTCCTACATAACGCACTGACGCGAAGTGATGATCCACTAATTGTCCCACACG GAAAATATTTCATCGTCGACGCAGGATACGCTCACTCACCTGGATTCTTGGTGCCTTACCGCGGTGTTCGATATCACTTGCAAGAATATCGACCTGGGAGAGCACCCATGAATAAGGAGTTATTCAACTACCGACATGTACAATTGCGAAACGCAATTGAGCGTTGTTTCAGTGTAATGAAGGgtagattttctattttgaaGACAGCTGCACAATATCCATTTGAAACACAGGTCAAGATTGTAGTAGCTTGTTCTTTACTACATAATTTCATTCGTCAGGAAGACGAAACTAAACAAGATTTAGATGATGTTGGTATACCCGTGGGGGATGTAGAGAGTAATCCTACACTAAATGAGGTATTAACAATGGATGAGCGACAGTGGCTAGTTCAAGTGACACAGTGGGAGAAAGAGGCGTGGATCAAAGTTCATGATGAAATTGCGGAGCGCATGTGGACAGACACCCAAATGAATA GTGAGATGTCTGACAATTGGGTAAGTAGTACACCTACACCGACGCAGTCCCCGGCGAGGTCTCCAGTTCTACCGACACGTTTTTCTCCACGCGAGAAGACTGTAAAATCACTTGTTGAGCCTCTATTGCGAGctgcaaagatcaagtggaccagaaCAATGGATCAGATATTATTCAATACGTTGTTGGAGCAAATTGCTTTGGGTCGAAAGGTGGATAATGGATTTAAGAGAGAAGCATATCATGCGGCCGCTGAGGAGGTGTCTAGGAGGACTGAAATATTGGTAAACTGGCAAAACGTCCAAAACCGATTGCGGTATCATAAGCGAGAGTACAACGATGTGAAAGACATGTTGGCCGCAAGTGGTTTTGCGTGGGATAGCGAGCGTATGGTTGTCACAGCCCCAGACGAGGTATGGGAAGAGTACCTCAAG ACGCATCCAAGAGCAGAAAAACTACGTGGGAAGCGGATAGAACGATTGGACGATTTAGCGACGATTGTAGGTACAGACCATGCAACAGGTTGCTACGCCCAAGGAAGCAGGAACATGGTCGCAGCTTCATCTCGTGTTCAACGAGATCTAAATGAAGCATGGACTGACCTGGACGATGACACCGATGCACATATCGATATTTCCGAGGATAATCTCGGGGATTCAGCTGGGAATTTTCGAGCTTCGAATGAAAGCCATAAGGAATCTGAAAATCGCTCATTCCGCAACACTCCCAGTCGAGGAACCGAATGTGGGAGTAGTCGTGGTGGGAGTACGACAACGAAACGGATGCGTACTGCTTGTCCCTGTGACGTCCTCGGGGTATCTCTGGATGGGGTGGCAGAGGCAATGCAAAAATTTAGACTTGGTAAAGAGGTCAACCGTAATACTAAAGTACTAGATCTCCTCGAGGAGGTTCAGGGACTGACCAACCCAGAGTTCATCGAGGTTGGTGGGCTGCTGACCAAGGATGAGAAGCTCGCATCCTTTTTCGTAAGTCTTCGACCAGAGCGGAGGGTCGATTGGTTGAAGAAAACTTTGTCTGATTTCAATAGAAATGTTGGTGGGGGTTCTGCTTGA